One Streptomyces fagopyri DNA window includes the following coding sequences:
- the thyX gene encoding FAD-dependent thymidylate synthase, whose amino-acid sequence MTETPADDLKIDLRSDVTVELVKHSAADSDVLFAARVSTVGEQSLDEMGKDPERSKGLINYLMRDRHGSPFEHNSMTFFISAPIFVFREFMRHRVGWSYNEESGRYRELQPVFYVPDTSRKLVQQGRPGKYVFVEGTDEQRELVAGAMEESYLASYRTYQEMLAAGVAREVARAVLPVGLFSSMYATCNARSLMHFLGLRTQHELAKVPSFPQREIEMVGEKMEAEWAGLMPLTYAAFNANGRVAP is encoded by the coding sequence GTGACCGAAACCCCCGCCGACGATCTCAAGATCGACCTCCGCAGCGACGTCACCGTCGAGCTGGTCAAGCACTCCGCGGCCGACTCCGACGTGCTGTTCGCCGCCCGTGTCTCGACCGTCGGGGAGCAGTCCCTGGACGAGATGGGCAAGGACCCGGAGCGTTCGAAGGGGTTGATCAACTACCTGATGAGGGACCGGCACGGCAGCCCCTTCGAGCACAACTCGATGACGTTCTTCATCAGTGCCCCGATCTTCGTCTTCCGCGAGTTCATGCGGCACCGCGTGGGCTGGTCGTACAACGAGGAGTCCGGCCGGTACCGGGAGCTCCAGCCGGTCTTCTACGTCCCGGACACGTCGCGCAAGCTGGTCCAGCAGGGCCGTCCCGGGAAGTACGTGTTCGTCGAGGGCACCGACGAGCAGCGCGAGCTGGTCGCGGGCGCCATGGAGGAGTCGTACCTCGCGTCGTACCGCACCTACCAGGAGATGCTCGCCGCCGGTGTCGCCCGCGAGGTGGCCCGCGCCGTCCTCCCGGTCGGCCTCTTCTCGTCGATGTACGCCACCTGCAACGCGCGCTCCCTGATGCACTTCCTCGGTCTGCGCACGCAGCACGAGCTGGCCAAGGTCCCGTCCTTCCCGCAGCGGGAGATCGAGATGGTCGGCGAGAAGATGGAAGCCGAGTGGGCCGGGCTCATGCCGCTCACGTACGCGGCCTTCAACGCCAACGGTCGTGTGGCGCCGTAG
- a CDS encoding M16 family metallopeptidase, with the protein MTSRSSTTTARTSSEARAVARTQTLIKGENGIGTVRKTTLPGGLRIVTETLPSVRSATFGIWAHVGSRDETPTLNGATHYLEHLLFKGTSRRSALDISSAIDAVGGEMNAFTAKEYTCYYARVLDTDLPLAIDVVCDMLTGSLIEQADVDAERGVILEEIAMTEDDPGDCVHDLFAHTMLGDTPLGRPVLGTVDTVNALGADRIRRFYKKHYDPTHLVVACAGNVDHNKVVRQVRAAFEKAGALRETAAEPIAPRDGRRAIRTAGRVELLGRKTEQAHVVLGMPGLARTDERRWALGVLNTALGGGMSSRLFQEVREKRGLAYSVYSYTSGFADCGLFGVYAGCRPSQVHDVLKICRDELDHVAEHGLSDDEIGRAVGQLQGSTVLGLEDTGALMNRIGKSELCWGEQMSVDDMLARIASVTPDEVRAIAHDILGQRPSLSVIGPLKDKQAARLHEAVA; encoded by the coding sequence GTGACGTCTCGTAGCTCCACGACGACGGCCCGCACCTCTTCCGAGGCGCGGGCCGTCGCCCGTACCCAAACCCTCATCAAGGGCGAGAACGGCATCGGTACGGTCCGCAAGACCACCCTCCCCGGCGGCCTGCGCATCGTCACCGAGACGCTGCCCTCCGTCCGCTCCGCGACCTTCGGGATCTGGGCCCATGTCGGCTCCCGTGACGAGACGCCGACGCTGAACGGCGCCACGCACTACCTGGAGCACCTGCTCTTCAAGGGCACGAGCCGCAGGTCCGCGCTGGACATCTCGTCCGCCATCGACGCGGTCGGCGGCGAGATGAACGCGTTCACGGCCAAGGAGTACACGTGCTACTACGCACGCGTGCTCGACACCGACCTCCCGCTCGCCATCGACGTGGTCTGTGACATGCTCACCGGCTCGCTGATCGAGCAGGCCGACGTGGACGCCGAGCGCGGTGTGATCCTCGAAGAGATCGCGATGACGGAGGACGACCCGGGCGACTGCGTGCACGACCTGTTCGCGCACACCATGCTCGGCGACACCCCCCTCGGCCGCCCGGTCCTCGGTACGGTCGACACGGTCAACGCCCTCGGCGCCGACCGCATCCGCCGCTTCTACAAGAAGCACTACGACCCGACCCATCTGGTCGTGGCCTGCGCGGGCAACGTCGACCACAACAAGGTCGTACGCCAGGTCCGCGCCGCCTTCGAGAAGGCGGGCGCCCTGCGGGAGACCGCCGCCGAGCCGATCGCCCCGCGCGACGGCCGCCGGGCCATCCGCACCGCCGGCCGCGTCGAACTGCTCGGCCGCAAGACCGAACAGGCCCATGTCGTGCTCGGCATGCCCGGCCTCGCCCGCACCGACGAGCGCCGCTGGGCCCTGGGCGTCCTCAACACCGCCCTCGGCGGCGGCATGTCCTCCCGCCTCTTCCAGGAGGTCCGCGAGAAGCGCGGTCTGGCCTACAGCGTGTACTCGTACACCTCGGGCTTCGCCGACTGCGGCCTCTTCGGGGTGTACGCGGGCTGCCGGCCGAGCCAGGTCCACGACGTGCTCAAGATCTGCCGTGACGAGCTCGACCACGTCGCCGAGCACGGACTGTCGGACGACGAGATCGGCCGCGCCGTCGGCCAGCTCCAGGGCTCCACCGTCCTCGGCCTCGAGGACACCGGCGCGCTGATGAACCGTATCGGCAAGAGCGAGCTGTGCTGGGGCGAGCAGATGTCCGTCGACGACATGCTCGCCCGGATAGCGTCGGTCACCCCGGACGAGGTCCGTGCGATCGCCCACGACATCCTGGGACAGCGGCCCTCGCTGTCGGTCATCGGTCCGCTCAAGGACAAGCAGGCGGCCCGTCTGCACGAAGCGGTCGCGTAA
- the dapA gene encoding 4-hydroxy-tetrahydrodipicolinate synthase — protein MAPTSTSQTPFGRVLTAMVTPFTADGALDLDGAQRLATHLVDAGNDGLIVNGTTGESPTTSDAEKSDLVRAVLAAVGDRAHVVAGVGTNDTHHSIELARAAEKAGAHGLLTVTPYYNKPPQEGLYRHFSAIADATELPVMLYDIPGRSGVPISTETIVRLAAHPRIVANKDAKGDLGRASWAIARSGLAWYSGDDMLNLPLLSVGAVGFVSVVGHVVTPELRAMLDAYVAGDVQKATEIHQKLLPVFTGMFRTQGVMTTKAALTLQGLPAGPLRAPMVELSPEETAQLKIDLAAGGVQL, from the coding sequence ATGGCTCCGACCTCCACTTCGCAGACCCCCTTCGGACGGGTCCTCACCGCCATGGTCACGCCCTTCACGGCGGACGGCGCACTCGACCTCGACGGTGCCCAGCGGCTCGCCACCCACCTGGTGGACGCGGGCAACGACGGCCTGATCGTCAACGGCACCACCGGCGAGTCGCCGACCACCAGCGACGCGGAGAAATCGGACCTCGTACGAGCCGTGCTGGCGGCGGTCGGCGACCGGGCCCACGTCGTCGCGGGCGTCGGGACCAACGACACCCACCACAGCATCGAGCTCGCGCGGGCCGCAGAGAAGGCCGGCGCGCACGGCCTGCTGACCGTCACGCCGTACTACAACAAGCCCCCGCAAGAGGGCCTGTACCGGCACTTCTCAGCCATCGCCGACGCGACCGAACTGCCTGTGATGCTCTACGACATCCCCGGCCGCAGCGGTGTACCGATCAGCACCGAGACGATCGTCCGCCTGGCCGCGCACCCGCGCATCGTCGCGAACAAGGACGCCAAGGGGGACCTCGGCCGGGCCAGCTGGGCCATCGCCCGCTCCGGCCTCGCCTGGTACTCGGGCGACGACATGCTGAACCTGCCGCTGCTCTCCGTGGGCGCGGTCGGCTTCGTCTCGGTCGTCGGCCACGTGGTCACGCCGGAACTGCGCGCCATGCTCGACGCCTATGTCGCGGGCGACGTGCAGAAGGCCACCGAGATCCACCAGAAGCTGCTTCCGGTCTTCACCGGCATGTTCCGCACCCAGGGCGTCATGACGACGAAGGCCGCGCTCACCCTCCAGGGTCTGCCCGCCGGACCGCTGCGCGCCCCGATGGTCGAACTGTCACCCGAGGAGACCGCCCAGCTCAAGATCGATCTTGCTGCCGGCGGGGTACAGCTCTAA
- the dapB gene encoding 4-hydroxy-tetrahydrodipicolinate reductase, producing the protein MSKLRVAVLGAKGRIGAEAVRAVEAAEDMELVAALGRGDRLETLVEAGAQVAVELTTPDSVMGNLDFCVRNGIHAVVGTTGWTDERLAQLTTSLAESPETGVLIAPNFSIGAVLTMKFAEIAAPYFESVEVVELHHPNKVDAPSGTATRTAQLVAAARERAGSAPQPDATATALDGARGADVDGVRVHSVRLRGLLAHQEVLLGGEGETLTVRHDSLHHSSFMPGILLGARRVVSTPGLTFGLEHFLDLG; encoded by the coding sequence ATGAGCAAGCTGCGCGTGGCGGTCCTCGGTGCCAAGGGCCGGATCGGGGCCGAGGCGGTACGAGCCGTCGAGGCCGCCGAGGACATGGAGCTGGTGGCCGCGCTGGGCCGGGGCGACCGGCTGGAGACGCTCGTCGAGGCGGGCGCCCAGGTCGCGGTCGAACTGACCACGCCGGACTCGGTGATGGGCAACCTCGACTTCTGTGTCCGCAACGGCATCCACGCGGTGGTCGGCACCACGGGCTGGACCGACGAACGCCTCGCCCAGCTCACCACGTCACTGGCCGAGTCGCCGGAGACCGGAGTGCTCATCGCCCCGAACTTCTCCATCGGCGCGGTCCTGACCATGAAGTTCGCCGAGATCGCCGCGCCGTACTTCGAGTCCGTCGAGGTCGTCGAGCTGCACCACCCGAACAAGGTGGACGCGCCCAGCGGCACCGCCACGCGCACCGCCCAGCTCGTCGCCGCGGCCCGGGAGCGAGCGGGCAGCGCCCCGCAGCCCGACGCCACGGCGACCGCTCTCGACGGCGCCCGCGGGGCGGACGTCGACGGCGTCCGGGTGCACTCGGTCCGGTTGCGCGGTCTGCTGGCCCACCAGGAGGTCCTGCTCGGCGGCGAGGGCGAGACCCTCACCGTCCGGCACGACTCCCTGCACCACAGCAGCTTCATGCCGGGCATCCTGCTCGGCGCGCGCCGCGTGGTGAGCACGCCGGGCCTCACCTTCGGCCTGGAACACTTCCTGGACCTCGGCTGA
- a CDS encoding tetratricopeptide repeat protein, giving the protein MRAKITYAVTAAALVVYFVLVGSRGVLLIQNGTLITVTFGIAVLILPVIGIWFLWKNTQFVRKANRLAAELDAEGGLPVDELRRTEGGRIDRDSADEVFARRKAETEDAPDDWRSWFRLAVAYHDARDTPRARKAMQRAIALREGRPPAEA; this is encoded by the coding sequence ATGCGCGCGAAGATCACCTACGCCGTCACGGCGGCCGCCCTGGTCGTCTATTTCGTCCTCGTCGGCAGCCGTGGCGTGCTGCTCATCCAGAACGGCACCCTGATCACCGTCACCTTCGGCATCGCGGTGCTGATCCTGCCGGTGATCGGAATCTGGTTCCTATGGAAGAACACCCAGTTCGTACGCAAGGCCAACCGGCTCGCCGCGGAGCTCGACGCCGAGGGCGGACTGCCGGTCGACGAGCTGCGGCGCACCGAGGGCGGCCGCATCGACCGCGACTCGGCCGACGAGGTCTTCGCCAGGCGCAAGGCCGAGACCGAGGACGCGCCCGACGACTGGCGCAGCTGGTTCCGCCTCGCCGTCGCCTATCACGACGCCCGGGACACCCCGCGCGCCCGCAAGGCGATGCAGCGGGCGATCGCCCTGCGCGAGGGCAGGCCCCCGGCGGAGGCCTGA
- a CDS encoding ribonuclease J, translating into MSHPHPELGPPPKLPQGGLRVTPLGGLGEIGRNMTVFEYGGRLLIVDCGVLFPEEEQPGIDLILPDFTSIRDRLDDIEGIVLTHGHEDHIGGVPFLLREKPDIPLIGSKLTLALIEAKLQEHRIRPYTLEVAEGHRERIGPFDCEFVAVNHSIPDALAVAIRTPAGMAVHTGDFKMDQLPLDGRLTDLHAFARLSEEGIDLLLSDSTNAEVPGFVPPERDISNVLRQVFAGASKRIIVASFASHVHRIQQILDAAHEYGRRVAFVGRSMVRNMGIARDLGYLKVPPGLVVDVKTLDDLPDHEIVLVCTGSQGEPMAALSRMANRDHQIRIVQGDTVILASSLIPGNENAVYRVINGLTRWGANVVHKGNAKVHVSGHASAGELLYFYNICKPRNLMPVHGEWRHLRANAELGALTGVPHDRIVIAEDGVVVDLIGGKAKIAGKVQAGYVYVDGLSVGGVGEPALKDRKILGDEGIISVFVVMDSSTGKITGGPHVHARGSGIEDSAFTDVVPRVTEVLERSAQDGVVEPHQMQQLIRRTLGKWVSDNYRRRPMILPVVVEV; encoded by the coding sequence TTGAGTCATCCGCATCCTGAACTCGGCCCGCCGCCCAAGCTTCCCCAGGGGGGCCTGCGGGTCACCCCGCTCGGCGGCCTCGGTGAAATCGGCCGGAACATGACCGTCTTCGAATACGGCGGCCGTCTGCTGATCGTCGACTGCGGAGTGCTCTTCCCCGAGGAGGAGCAGCCCGGAATCGACCTGATCCTGCCGGACTTCACGTCCATCAGGGACCGCCTCGACGACATCGAGGGCATCGTCCTCACGCATGGCCACGAGGACCACATCGGTGGTGTCCCGTTCCTCCTGCGTGAAAAGCCGGACATCCCGCTGATCGGCTCCAAGCTGACCCTCGCGCTGATCGAGGCGAAGCTCCAGGAGCACCGCATCCGCCCCTACACGCTCGAAGTCGCGGAGGGCCACCGCGAGCGCATCGGCCCCTTCGACTGCGAGTTCGTCGCGGTCAACCACTCCATCCCGGACGCCCTCGCGGTCGCCATCCGCACCCCCGCGGGCATGGCGGTGCACACCGGCGACTTCAAGATGGACCAGCTCCCGCTGGACGGCCGGCTCACGGACCTGCACGCGTTCGCACGCCTGAGCGAGGAAGGTATCGACCTTCTTCTCTCGGACTCCACGAACGCCGAGGTCCCCGGCTTCGTCCCGCCGGAGCGGGACATCTCGAACGTGCTGCGCCAGGTCTTCGCGGGCGCCAGCAAGCGCATCATCGTGGCGAGCTTCGCCAGCCATGTGCACCGCATCCAGCAGATCCTGGACGCGGCCCACGAGTACGGCCGCCGGGTCGCCTTCGTCGGCCGTTCGATGGTCCGCAACATGGGCATCGCCCGGGACCTGGGCTATCTGAAGGTCCCGCCGGGCCTGGTCGTCGACGTCAAGACGCTGGACGACCTGCCGGACCACGAGATCGTCCTCGTCTGCACCGGCTCGCAGGGCGAGCCGATGGCCGCGCTGTCCCGCATGGCCAACCGTGACCACCAGATCCGTATCGTCCAGGGCGACACGGTGATCCTGGCCTCGTCGCTCATCCCGGGCAACGAGAACGCGGTCTACCGCGTCATCAACGGCCTGACCCGCTGGGGCGCCAACGTCGTCCACAAGGGCAACGCCAAGGTGCACGTCTCCGGTCACGCCTCAGCCGGCGAGCTGCTGTACTTCTACAACATCTGCAAGCCGCGGAACCTGATGCCGGTCCACGGCGAATGGCGGCATCTGCGCGCCAACGCCGAGCTGGGCGCGCTCACCGGCGTGCCGCACGACCGCATCGTCATCGCCGAGGACGGCGTCGTCGTCGACCTCATCGGGGGCAAGGCGAAGATCGCCGGCAAGGTGCAGGCGGGTTACGTGTACGTCGACGGCCTCTCGGTCGGGGGCGTCGGCGAGCCCGCGCTCAAGGACCGCAAGATCCTCGGGGACGAGGGCATCATCTCGGTCTTCGTGGTGATGGACTCCAGTACGGGCAAGATCACCGGTGGTCCGCACGTGCACGCCCGCGGTTCGGGCATCGAGGACTCCGCGTTCACCGACGTCGTCCCGAGGGTCACCGAGGTTCTCGAACGCTCGGCCCAGGACGGCGTGGTCGAGCCCCACCAGATGCAGCAGCTCATCCGCCGCACGCTGGGCAAGTGGGTCTCGGACAACTACCGCCGGCGCCCGATGATCCTCCCGGTCGTCGTCGAGGTCTGA
- a CDS encoding DegT/DnrJ/EryC1/StrS family aminotransferase codes for MLRAAGVKAGDEVIVSAFGNVEVTEAVTQTGASAVFADIDPATYCLDAGAVEAAVTARTAAVVVVHRFGRSADMPRLRDVGQRHGLLILELGESEAPYEDIAQRRERAAYLDGRLNGVRTPAGGDGHTYQQYVVRVPGNGRPDRDAFARAVRARGVECRVPVKTPVHRMPGFRRDVYLPETERAADETLALPVDAALTKREMQRIVSACNALGGLLQPAF; via the coding sequence ATGCTCAGGGCCGCGGGCGTCAAAGCCGGTGACGAGGTCATCGTGTCGGCGTTCGGCAACGTCGAAGTCACGGAGGCCGTGACCCAGACCGGAGCCTCGGCCGTCTTCGCCGACATAGACCCGGCGACCTACTGCCTCGACGCCGGCGCGGTCGAGGCGGCCGTGACCGCACGGACCGCGGCCGTCGTCGTCGTCCACCGCTTCGGGCGGTCGGCCGACATGCCGCGACTGCGGGACGTCGGGCAGCGGCACGGACTCCTCATCCTCGAACTCGGCGAGTCCGAGGCCCCGTACGAGGACATCGCGCAACGCCGGGAACGAGCCGCCTACCTCGACGGGCGGCTGAACGGAGTGCGCACACCGGCCGGCGGCGACGGGCACACGTACCAGCAGTACGTGGTACGGGTGCCGGGCAACGGGCGGCCCGACCGGGACGCCTTCGCACGGGCCGTACGCGCCCGCGGAGTCGAGTGCCGGGTGCCGGTCAAGACACCGGTGCACCGCATGCCCGGATTCCGGCGGGACGTGTACCTCCCGGAGACCGAGCGGGCCGCCGACGAGACGCTGGCACTGCCCGTGGACGCCGCCCTGACGAAGCGGGAGATGCAGCGGATCGTCTCCGCCTGCAACGCGCTCGGCGGTCTCCTGCAGCCCGCCTTCTGA
- a CDS encoding SpoIIE family protein phosphatase has translation MTTGLHPGGSPQDPRPTGNQALPQRAQAGPAPLHADNRTRSSVITARAAASFDPVGRSVATARSFVRDTLQGWGFADIVDDAVVLTSELVTNAVVHAGTSADVLCLRSDEGVRIEVADRYPEREIPLQASAVNMGSPDREGGRGLQLCAALAGHWGVEYSPTHKQVWFQLDLPERPVGTRTAGPSLPAELLPLADGRVRVAVVQIDRVGSISAWNEDAEDLFGYAAEHVTGKPLTDLAAWPHTPGTSTGIVEALQLSRWEGSYGIRAASGRVTPVYASHLRVRDTGGEPSTVCLLVRDHERAVLQTPLRASATDTTTSSEGQATDPFEVFIGSPAPDDLDGLLQRTVERARDMLDGDSAFLLLATDDETELEVRASTGLPSARQRFARVPVEAGPGRYGSARMPAVHEDLMVVPGAVPLLGGTGMRSVVTVPLKVEGRLTGSLGVAAESPARYSNEEALRLQFAADRIALAVESARLGELERLRRGSLSFLVEASDLLAGTLDRDQTLALMAQMTVPTLATWCAVYTIADQASDPYLSYVLHEDEERIDGLKALLSKIAPPDPVPTPGARVWPAPAEAAHQAALRTSMRSLGLGDRSPVSSGIGTTLATAAAVGGETVVLPLVARNRVIGMLTLGKPSDEHFRQEILELAEDLSRRAALALDNARLYSERTAISQSLQRSLLPPELPHIEGVEVEVIYRAAGEGNEVGGDFYDLFPIRDGAYGFAIGDVCGTGPEAAAVTGLARHALRLLAREGFGGPAVLERLNSAILDEGARSRFLTLLYGELWPQEDGSAVLKVVCAGHPLPLRLRQDGTVEAAAEPQPLLGVMEDLELYEQTVTLDPGDVLLCVTDGVTERREGTRMLGDDGLTDVLTTCTGLTAGAVAARVMRAVERFASDAPSDDMAILAMRVPGLQVD, from the coding sequence ATGACCACCGGACTGCATCCTGGGGGATCGCCCCAGGATCCTCGGCCGACAGGGAACCAGGCGCTGCCCCAGCGGGCGCAGGCCGGCCCAGCACCTCTGCACGCCGACAACCGGACAAGGAGTTCTGTGATCACCGCGCGCGCGGCCGCCAGCTTCGACCCCGTGGGACGTTCGGTCGCGACCGCCCGTTCCTTCGTCCGCGACACCCTCCAGGGCTGGGGCTTCGCCGACATCGTCGACGATGCCGTGGTCCTGACCAGCGAGCTGGTCACCAATGCCGTCGTGCACGCGGGCACCTCCGCCGACGTCCTGTGTCTGCGCAGCGACGAGGGCGTACGCATCGAGGTGGCGGACCGCTACCCAGAACGTGAGATTCCACTCCAGGCGTCGGCGGTGAACATGGGCAGCCCCGACCGCGAGGGCGGCCGCGGACTCCAGCTCTGCGCGGCGCTGGCCGGCCACTGGGGCGTCGAGTACTCGCCCACCCACAAGCAGGTCTGGTTCCAGCTCGACCTCCCCGAGCGCCCGGTGGGCACCCGCACCGCGGGCCCGTCGCTCCCCGCCGAACTCCTTCCGCTCGCCGACGGCCGGGTGCGTGTCGCGGTCGTCCAGATCGACCGCGTCGGCTCCATCTCGGCGTGGAACGAGGACGCGGAAGACCTCTTCGGGTACGCAGCCGAGCACGTCACGGGCAAACCGCTGACCGACCTCGCGGCCTGGCCGCACACCCCGGGCACCAGCACCGGCATCGTCGAGGCCCTCCAGCTCTCACGCTGGGAGGGGAGTTACGGCATCCGTGCCGCCAGCGGCCGGGTCACTCCCGTCTACGCCTCCCACCTCCGGGTCCGTGACACGGGCGGTGAGCCGTCGACCGTCTGCCTCCTCGTGCGCGACCACGAACGCGCCGTGCTGCAGACCCCGTTGCGCGCCTCCGCCACGGACACGACGACCAGCTCCGAGGGCCAGGCCACGGACCCCTTCGAGGTCTTCATCGGCTCTCCGGCCCCCGACGACCTCGACGGCCTCCTCCAGCGCACGGTGGAGCGCGCCCGCGACATGCTCGACGGGGACTCCGCCTTCCTGCTCCTCGCCACCGACGACGAGACGGAGTTGGAGGTACGCGCCTCGACGGGCCTGCCCTCCGCCCGCCAGCGCTTCGCCCGTGTCCCCGTCGAGGCGGGCCCCGGCCGCTACGGTTCGGCCCGGATGCCGGCCGTCCACGAGGACCTGATGGTCGTCCCCGGCGCCGTACCCCTGCTGGGCGGCACCGGCATGCGCTCGGTGGTCACGGTCCCGCTGAAGGTCGAGGGACGACTGACGGGCTCTCTCGGTGTCGCCGCCGAATCTCCCGCCAGATACTCCAACGAGGAGGCGCTGCGCCTCCAGTTCGCCGCGGACCGGATCGCGCTGGCGGTGGAGTCGGCCCGCCTGGGCGAGCTGGAGCGCCTGCGCCGCGGCTCGCTCTCGTTCCTCGTGGAGGCCTCCGACCTCCTCGCCGGAACCCTCGACCGTGACCAGACCCTGGCCCTGATGGCCCAGATGACCGTGCCGACCCTGGCCACCTGGTGTGCCGTCTACACGATCGCCGACCAGGCTTCGGACCCGTACCTCTCCTACGTGCTGCACGAGGACGAGGAACGCATCGACGGCCTCAAGGCGCTGCTGTCGAAGATCGCCCCGCCAGACCCGGTGCCCACCCCTGGCGCCCGCGTCTGGCCGGCCCCCGCCGAGGCCGCCCACCAGGCGGCGCTGCGCACGTCCATGCGCAGTCTGGGCCTCGGTGACCGCTCACCGGTGAGTTCCGGTATCGGCACGACGCTGGCGACGGCCGCGGCGGTCGGCGGCGAGACCGTGGTCCTGCCCCTGGTGGCCCGCAACCGGGTCATCGGCATGCTGACGCTCGGCAAGCCGTCCGACGAGCATTTCCGGCAGGAGATCCTGGAGCTGGCCGAGGACCTCTCCCGCAGGGCCGCCCTGGCCCTCGACAACGCCCGCCTGTACTCGGAACGCACGGCGATCAGCCAGTCCCTCCAGCGCAGCCTCCTGCCCCCGGAACTCCCCCACATCGAGGGCGTGGAGGTCGAGGTCATCTACCGCGCGGCCGGCGAGGGCAACGAGGTCGGCGGCGACTTCTACGACCTCTTCCCCATCCGCGACGGTGCCTACGGCTTCGCCATCGGTGACGTCTGCGGTACGGGACCGGAGGCGGCGGCGGTCACGGGCCTGGCCCGGCACGCGTTGCGGTTGCTGGCCCGCGAGGGCTTCGGCGGCCCGGCGGTCCTGGAGCGGCTGAACTCGGCGATCCTCGACGAGGGCGCCCGCAGCCGCTTCCTGACGCTGCTGTACGGCGAGTTGTGGCCTCAGGAGGACGGCAGCGCCGTACTGAAGGTGGTCTGCGCCGGCCATCCGCTCCCGCTCCGCCTGCGCCAGGACGGCACGGTGGAGGCGGCAGCCGAACCGCAGCCGCTGCTCGGCGTCATGGAGGACCTGGAGCTCTACGAGCAGACGGTCACCCTCGATCCGGGCGACGTCCTGCTGTGTGTGACGGACGGCGTCACCGAACGCCGTGAGGGCACCCGCATGTTGGGCGACGACGGTCTCACGGACGTCCTCACCACGTGCACGGGTCTGACGGCGGGCGCGGTGGCCGCGCGGGTGATGCGCGCGGTGGAACGCTTCGCCTCCGACGCCCCGTCCGACGACATGGCGATTCTGGCGATGCGTGTGCCGGGTCTGCAGGTGGACTGA